The sequence ATGTCGTTGGCGGTGTATGCGCGACGTTCGCCCGCCGAGAGCACGACGGGAAACTCCGACGTCGTCAACGCAGACTGGGCATCACGCAATCCCCGGATCTCGTCGAGCATTTCGCGCATCTCCAGCGCAATCTTGTGATCGGGATGCGCGATCAGCGCGAAGTCGTCCGCGTACTCGTGCGCGGTGAACGTCACGCCCGAACGGCTTTCCAGAATCGCCTCGAACAGGGCATTGCCGTCGGCGTGGCCGGCGCGCCGCACCGCGTCGGGATAGGTCATAGCCGTCTTCTGCGCCAGCCCCCACAGCGCCGCAGCGCCCCTCAGATGCTCGGGCAGTGTCGAACCCAGCGTCTCGTAGAGAATGAACGGGAGCACCCGCGACATCGCCGGGTTGGCGCTGACCGCCCCCAGGAACGCCTGCGCGTACGCGTCCAGGCCCTTGTCGGCGGCGTCGCGCAGCGGCTTCAGGTCGACCTCGTCGACCACATCGAGCGCCCGCACCAGCCGGGCCCAGATCTCGGGCTCCGGCAGTGTGCCCGGCAGCGGCGCCATCAGCGGATGCCGGAAATGAAAGGTGTTGTGCGGGAACTCGAGATTGAAGAACGTCGCCTCGGGCTTCTCGAACTGGCTCGCCGCGGGCAGCACATAGTGGGCGAGCCGGGCCGTCTCCGTCATCGCGACGTCGATGACCACCATCAACTCCAACGATTGGAACGCCTCCCGGCACGCCGCGGAGTCGGCCACCGAATGCGCCGGGTTGCTGCTCTCGACGATCATCGCCCGAAAGCGGTCCGGATGGTCGGTCAGAATGTTTCGCGGCACAACGTTCGACGGCACCAGACCCGAGATCACCGGTGCACCGGTCACCGGCGTCCGCCCGACACCTCCGAAGGTGAACAAGGGCGCGAATGCCGAATGCAGATGCTGGCTTCCACGTTTGGCGAAGTTGCCGGTGAGAATCCACAGCAGCTTGTTGAGATAGGAGCACAGGGTGCTGTTGGGTGCCTGCTGGACGCCGAGGTCTTCGAAAACCGCCACTGAGCTCGCACCGGCGATGCGCCGCGCCGCCGCGCGGATCAACTCTTCGTCGACGCCACACCGCTGCGCGTAGTCGCCGACGGGCACGTCGCGAAGCGCATCCCGAACGGCGTCGGTGCCATTGACGTGGTCAGCCAGAAACCTTTCGTCGCAGAGGTTTTCTCCTACGAGCACCGCAGCCATCGCCGCGAGGCACCACGCGTCGGTTCCGGGCCGCACCCGAAGGTGCATGTCGGCCATCTTCGCGGTGTCGGTGATGACGGGATCGATGACGATCATCGCGCGGGCGGGGTCCTTGGCGATGTCGTTGAGCACCGTGCGGGCCCTCGGGAAGCTCTGCGACATCCACGGGTTCTTGCCGACGAACACCGACACCTCGGCGTGTTCGAATTCTCCTCGTGTGTGCCCGCCGTACAGATGAGCGTCGACCCAGGCCTCACCGGTCTTCTCCTGTGCCAGAGCGTTCGACCGGTACCGCGCGCCGATGGCTTTGAGGAAGGCCCCCGAATAAGCGCCGCCGAGGTGG is a genomic window of Mycobacterium sp. ITM-2016-00318 containing:
- a CDS encoding molybdopterin-dependent oxidoreductase; the encoded protein is MTNDWQATACILCECNCGVTVQLEGRTLAKIRGDKEHPASKGYTCNKALRLDHYQNNRARLTSPMRRRADGSYEEIDWDTAITEIAEGFTRIRDTYGGDKVFYYGGGGQGNHLGGAYSGAFLKAIGARYRSNALAQEKTGEAWVDAHLYGGHTRGEFEHAEVSVFVGKNPWMSQSFPRARTVLNDIAKDPARAMIVIDPVITDTAKMADMHLRVRPGTDAWCLAAMAAVLVGENLCDERFLADHVNGTDAVRDALRDVPVGDYAQRCGVDEELIRAAARRIAGASSVAVFEDLGVQQAPNSTLCSYLNKLLWILTGNFAKRGSQHLHSAFAPLFTFGGVGRTPVTGAPVISGLVPSNVVPRNILTDHPDRFRAMIVESSNPAHSVADSAACREAFQSLELMVVIDVAMTETARLAHYVLPAASQFEKPEATFFNLEFPHNTFHFRHPLMAPLPGTLPEPEIWARLVRALDVVDEVDLKPLRDAADKGLDAYAQAFLGAVSANPAMSRVLPFILYETLGSTLPEHLRGAAALWGLAQKTAMTYPDAVRRAGHADGNALFEAILESRSGVTFTAHEYADDFALIAHPDHKIALEMREMLDEIRGLRDAQSALTTSEFPVVLSAGERRAYTANDIFRDPTWRKRDTDGALRVSVEDAQALGLVAGGRARITTAAGSAEASVEISEAMLPGHASLPNGLGLEYVNEQGEVQVPGVAPNALTSTEWRDPYAGTPWHKHVPARIEAVKSAAAV